tctttgtttctttctttttctttctttcttttttggggggagtagGGTCTCCCTGaatagccccagctggcctgtaactcacctacagcccaagctggctttgaatgcTCACCTCAGCACTCCTCTaggctcagcctcctgagtgcaagCAAGGATTGCAAACTTGCTGCTGCATCCAGAGTCAAGTGTTCCTGCCCACTTTCCTTCCAGGCACTTACCAGGCAGGTCTCCTTCTATTTCCTTTCATCTGGTGACAGATAAAATCAGGAGGTATTCCGTGTCGACTTTCTCCACCCTTCATGGCATCCAGCACTGGCCAGATCTTCCCAGGGAAAGGCAGTCCTTTGCTTTGAATCCGTGCGTGTGAGTATCCCCATCCCCAGAGACTTCATCCCCAGCGGTTTCAGAGTCCTCAGTGATCCTCGCCTGGAATGATGGTTACTGAAGTAGTTTAGGAACTGCataagcagaaaaaaagacataTGACCTAATCCCCCAAGGCCTTGCTATGACCTAAGACCAGAATTTTCTTATCACCCCATTTCCTTCAGGCATTGGCAGAGAATCCTTGGCCCAGCTCAGACCCTTGATCCTCAGAAAAGGCTGAAAGTCATTTTTGGTATAGGAATGAGTCATGGCCCAAAGAGAAcagagaattaatttttaaaatttgtttgtttatttatttacatagagGTGGGTTCCCATGTGCCACcagacatgtggaggtcagaagacaacccaTGAGAACCGGTCCACTCTTTCCGTCTTGTGGGACTCAGGAAGCAAACTCAGGGCAATCAGACTTACAGGTGAGAGACTTTTTCTGCTGAGTCACCTGACTAGCCAAATAACTAGCCACCAGATCCACAGTAAAGCACCACTTTCCAGGGGGCTCTGACTCTAGTCCTTCCAGGGATTGGTGAGGATTTGAAtaaaggcttccaggcagacttCAAGGGCAAATCTGAAAGCCTGGGTTGGAGTTACCCTACCCCTGAAGGTATCCCAGGTACTGCTTACAAGTTCAGGAGTTACATTATCAGattaagtataaatatatatagaacAGATGGTTAAactcttttgttattttgtctttttctttttttttttttcagagctgaggatctaacccagggccttgcgcttgctaggcaagcactctaccactgagctaaatccccaacccctggtTAAACTCTTAACTCacatcttttcttctttgctttttttttttttttgaaaaaggttTTATCtttgtggccttggctgtcctggaactcactctgtagaccaagctgacctcaaactcagagacccacctgcctttgcttcccaaaggcagggattaaaggtgtgcaccaccacacccagccttgcCTCACATTTTAGTATGAGTATGTCTCACAGATTGTTTGGGGTACCCTTACAATAAAGAAGTCCTAGGCCTTTAGACAGCTCAATTGTTTGCCTGGTATCaggtaaaattaaattaaattgagaCTTTGGGCAAGCAATGAATAACTTTCTACTAAAATGTGCTGAACTAAATATATGGGTCAGGTACTACTGGATGTAGGACATGGGGCAAGGGCTGCCAGGGCAATGACACAGGCAAGTGATGCTGAAGTTAGTGGGGCCTTGAACACTAGGGTGTTCTAAGAATAGCTACTAGCTTTGGGCAGGAGGGACTTGAACTTGGAGGGTCATGGATAGACCATACCATAAAGTACTCTGTGAACCAGGCATGGGATACACACCTCAGAATTCGGTACCCAGGAGGTAGAAGatggagaatcaggagttcaagatcatctttggctacataatgagatacataagaccctatctatctcaaacagacagacaaacagacagacagacacatacacacagacagacagacagacagacagacacacagacagacagacagacagacacacacacacacacacacacacacacgtcctccCAAACCCATGCCACAAGAAAGCATAAGAATCCCTGTGACTCCAGGGAAGGCTGAGTAAGGGAAGGGACCAGGGACCAATGAGAGAGCACCTTCAGTGACTAGCTAAATACAAGGGCTCAGACCCTTGGTCAGAGAATAAGAGAACATCCGAGCAACTTAGACTTGAGGCTCACCAGCTAGGAAGACCAGGCACAGAGGCATTGGCTTGAGCAAGGTGTTGGACGGTGGCCTGTTGTGAGAGACGGTCAGGATCAGAGGGACTGTAAGAGAGGATacagaaagaacaggaaacacTTGAGTCCAGCTGTGGGATGAAAAGTCAGGGTGTGCCCAAAGAGGGAAGGTGAGGCCAGCCTTGGAAAGACCTGCAGTGGGTTAGGGAGCTAAGCCGTAAGGAACCCTCtagaaagagaaatgttttagCTCAGATTCCCCCACCACTGTCATTTATGCTTCAGGAAGCCCCCAGGGACCCCAGGGCTTAAGGTGGAGTGGAGAGAATAAGATGTCCACCCCCTAGGAGAGGAAGCAAGAACCAGACACATAGACGCACAACCCTTCCAGCTAGATCCCTTGAAGGGCCTGTGAAATGTTCTGCTATGCTCTATGGACCTAATCCCTGGGCTCTTGCAGTGTGAAGGAGCTTGTGTTACaaagtttttaaaaggaaagcagGGCTGGGGATACTCCAGTAAAAGGAAAGGTAAATGCAGGCCAGTGGAAAATACCTTTCTGTTGGGTGTAAGAAGGATCCTTAGTAGGGAGGGGATGCTGGAATGATGGGCTTGTCTCCCATCTCACCAAAGCCATCCCTGAAGCCTCTCTTGAAGTCGCACAATCCAGATCCATCCTTGAGCAATCTCTAAACAAGCAGGGCTGGTCCTGTTGAAACAAGCATTAGCGCCCATGCATGGTGTGTTAATCCTCTCAGGATGTTGCTGAAGTCTACAGAACACCTCCCAGCCAGGAGGATTCATTACCTAGGGGGCAAGAAGAACCTGGCCCAGTGCCCCAGAGAGCAACTAAACCCTTTGCCCAAGCTTTCTGTCTCATCTTATGGAGGCAAGGCTCAGAGATACAAGGCCACACAGCCAGACAAGAGTGAAGCA
The window above is part of the Arvicanthis niloticus isolate mArvNil1 chromosome 13, mArvNil1.pat.X, whole genome shotgun sequence genome. Proteins encoded here:
- the LOC143434131 gene encoding uncharacterized protein LOC143434131, whose product is MYVRVPCVFCALRGQKKMSDPLELELQMAVSVHVDVKEGQTSHSRGRRWWASQPPKAVDRSQDQPCLFRDCSRMDLDCATSREASGMALVRWETSPSFQHPLPTKDPSYTQQKVPLILTVSHNRPPSNTLLKPMPLCLVFLAVPKLLQ